From a single Pseudomonas serboccidentalis genomic region:
- the choW gene encoding choline ABC transporter permease subunit, with the protein MLIDQKIPLGQYIAGFVEWLTQHGASTFDAIAVTLETMIHGVTFALTWFNPLVLIGLIALLAHFIQRKWGLTAFVIASFLLILNLGYWQETMETLAQVMFATLVCVVIGVPLGIVAAHKPMFYTVMRPVLDLMQTVPTFVYLIPTLTLFGLGVVPGLISTVVFAIAAPIRLTYLGIRDVPQELMDAGKAFGCSRRQLLSRIELPHAMPSIAAGITQCIMLSLSMVVIAALVGADGLGKPVVNALNTADIALGFEAGLAIVLLAIMLDRICKQPDAKVGGDA; encoded by the coding sequence ATGCTGATTGATCAGAAAATCCCTTTAGGCCAGTACATCGCGGGCTTCGTTGAATGGTTGACGCAACACGGCGCCAGCACCTTCGACGCAATCGCCGTGACACTGGAAACGATGATCCACGGCGTGACGTTTGCGCTGACCTGGTTCAACCCGCTGGTGCTGATCGGCCTCATCGCCCTGCTGGCCCACTTCATTCAACGCAAATGGGGGCTGACGGCGTTCGTCATCGCCTCGTTCCTGCTGATCCTCAACCTGGGGTACTGGCAGGAGACCATGGAAACCCTCGCCCAGGTCATGTTCGCGACCCTGGTCTGCGTGGTCATCGGCGTGCCGTTGGGCATCGTCGCCGCGCACAAGCCGATGTTCTACACTGTAATGCGTCCGGTACTCGATCTGATGCAGACCGTACCGACCTTCGTTTACCTCATTCCTACCCTGACCCTCTTCGGGCTGGGTGTGGTGCCAGGCCTGATCTCCACGGTGGTATTCGCCATCGCTGCGCCGATCCGCCTGACTTACCTGGGCATCCGCGATGTCCCACAAGAACTGATGGACGCCGGCAAGGCCTTCGGCTGCTCGCGTCGCCAATTGCTCTCACGGATCGAACTGCCTCACGCCATGCCGAGCATCGCTGCCGGCATCACCCAGTGCATCATGCTGTCGCTGTCGATGGTGGTGATCGCGGCACTGGTGGGCGCCGACGGACTCGGCAAACCGGTGGTCAACGCACTGAACACTGCTGATATCGCCCTGGGCTTCGAAGCGGGCCTGGCGATCGTACTGCTGGCGATCATGCTCGACCGTATCTGCAAACAACCCGACGCCAAAGTAGGGGGTGACGCATGA
- the choV gene encoding choline ABC transporter ATP-binding protein, with product MSIIRFEDVDVIFSKDPREALKLLDQGMTRNEILKKTGQIVGVEKASLDINKGEICVLMGLSGSGKSSLLRCINGLNTVSRGKLFVEHEGKQIDIASCTPAELKMMRTKRIAMVFQKFALMPWLTVRENISFGLEMQGRPEKERRKLVDDKLELVGLTQWRNKKPDELSGGMQQRVGLARALAMDADILLMDEPFSALDPLIRQGLQDELLELQRKLSKTIVFVSHDLDEALKLGSRIAIMKDGRIIQYSVPEEIVLNPADDYVRTFVAHTNPLNVLCGRSLMRTLDNCKRINGSVCLDPGGDSWLDLAEGNTIKGARQNGSVLNLQNWAPGQAVEGLERKPTLVDSNIGMRDALQIRYQTGNKLVLHDNNHVVGILGDSELYHALLGKNLG from the coding sequence ATGAGCATAATTCGCTTCGAAGACGTCGACGTAATCTTCTCCAAGGATCCACGCGAAGCACTCAAGCTGCTGGATCAGGGCATGACCCGCAACGAGATCCTGAAAAAGACCGGGCAGATCGTCGGCGTGGAAAAGGCCAGCCTGGACATCAACAAGGGCGAGATCTGCGTGCTGATGGGCCTCTCCGGTTCCGGCAAGTCGAGCCTGCTGCGCTGCATCAACGGCCTGAACACCGTGAGTCGCGGCAAGCTGTTCGTCGAACACGAAGGCAAGCAGATCGACATCGCCTCCTGCACGCCTGCCGAACTGAAGATGATGCGCACCAAACGCATCGCCATGGTGTTCCAGAAGTTCGCCCTGATGCCGTGGCTGACGGTGCGCGAGAACATCAGTTTCGGTCTGGAGATGCAGGGTCGTCCGGAGAAGGAACGGCGCAAGCTGGTGGATGACAAGCTCGAACTGGTGGGCCTGACCCAATGGCGCAACAAGAAGCCCGATGAACTCTCCGGCGGCATGCAGCAGCGTGTGGGCCTGGCCCGGGCGCTGGCGATGGACGCCGACATTCTGCTGATGGACGAACCGTTCTCGGCACTCGACCCGCTGATCCGCCAGGGCCTGCAGGATGAACTGCTGGAACTGCAACGCAAGCTGAGCAAGACCATCGTGTTCGTGAGTCACGACCTCGACGAGGCGCTGAAACTCGGTAGCCGCATCGCGATCATGAAGGACGGCCGGATCATCCAGTACAGCGTGCCGGAAGAGATCGTATTGAACCCGGCGGACGACTATGTGCGCACCTTTGTCGCCCACACCAACCCGCTCAACGTGCTCTGCGGCCGCAGCCTGATGCGCACGCTGGACAACTGCAAACGCATCAACGGCTCGGTGTGCCTCGATCCGGGCGGCGACTCGTGGCTGGACCTGGCTGAAGGCAACACCATCAAGGGCGCGCGGCAGAACGGTTCGGTGCTGAACCTGCAGAACTGGGCACCAGGGCAAGCGGTGGAAGGGCTGGAGCGCAAACCGACGCTGGTGGACTCGAACATCGGCATGCGGGACGCGCTGCAGATTCGCTACCAGACCGGCAACAAACTGGTGCTGCACGACAACAACCATGTGGTGGGGATTCTTGGCGACAGTGAGCTGTATCACGCGTTGCTGGGCAAGAACCTGGGGTAA
- a CDS encoding L-serine ammonia-lyase, which yields MAISVFDLFKIGIGPSSSHTVGPMRAAALFVESLRDRHLLEQVRRIEVQLFGSLSATGIGHGSDNAVIMGLMGEWPDAIDPSQIGPRIQALRETHTLLLDGRLSVPFVWARDMRLIDENLPFHPNAMTLIVEGDHGEIHRDTYYSVGGGFVVDQAQASSGVVDLDRTELPYDFSSAVELLELCKQNNLRVAELMMANEKVWRSEEEIRAGLMTLWRAMQDCVEQGLKHEGILPGGLNVRRRAAKLHRSLQELNKPNVIGSTLSAMEWVNLFALAVNEENAAGGRMVTAPTNGAAGIIPAVLHYFMKFSEAVTDANVVDYFLGAAAVGILCKKNASISGAEVGCQGEVGSACAMAAAGLAEILGATPEQLCNAAEIGLEHNLGLTCDPVGGLVQVPCIERNAIAAVKAINAAQMALRGDGQHFISLDRVIRTMRDTGADMHDKYKETSRGGLAVSAVEC from the coding sequence ATGGCTATCAGCGTTTTCGACCTGTTCAAAATCGGCATTGGCCCGTCCAGTTCCCACACCGTCGGCCCGATGCGCGCCGCCGCCCTGTTTGTCGAATCGCTGCGCGACCGGCACCTGCTCGAACAGGTGCGTCGTATAGAAGTGCAATTGTTCGGATCGCTGTCGGCGACAGGCATCGGTCACGGCAGCGACAACGCGGTGATCATGGGTTTGATGGGCGAGTGGCCGGACGCAATCGACCCGTCGCAGATCGGTCCGCGAATCCAGGCGCTGCGTGAAACCCACACCCTGCTATTGGATGGTCGCTTGTCGGTGCCGTTTGTCTGGGCACGCGACATGCGCCTGATCGACGAGAACCTGCCGTTCCATCCCAACGCCATGACCCTGATTGTCGAAGGCGATCACGGGGAGATTCATCGCGATACCTACTATTCGGTCGGTGGCGGTTTTGTGGTGGATCAAGCGCAGGCGTCCAGCGGCGTGGTCGATCTGGATCGCACCGAATTGCCTTATGACTTTTCCAGCGCGGTGGAGCTGCTGGAGCTGTGCAAGCAGAACAATCTGCGCGTCGCCGAATTGATGATGGCCAACGAAAAGGTCTGGCGCAGCGAAGAGGAAATTCGTGCCGGGCTGATGACGCTGTGGCGGGCAATGCAGGATTGCGTCGAGCAGGGCCTCAAGCACGAGGGCATCTTGCCCGGTGGCCTGAACGTGCGCCGGCGTGCAGCGAAGTTGCATCGCAGCCTGCAGGAATTGAACAAGCCCAACGTGATCGGCTCGACCCTCAGTGCCATGGAGTGGGTCAACCTGTTTGCCCTCGCGGTGAATGAAGAGAACGCGGCGGGCGGGCGCATGGTCACGGCGCCGACCAACGGCGCGGCGGGGATCATCCCGGCGGTGTTGCACTACTTTATGAAGTTCAGCGAGGCGGTCACCGACGCCAACGTCGTCGACTACTTTCTGGGTGCGGCGGCGGTGGGCATTCTGTGCAAGAAGAATGCTTCGATCTCCGGTGCTGAAGTGGGCTGCCAGGGCGAGGTCGGTTCGGCCTGCGCGATGGCGGCGGCCGGGCTGGCGGAGATCCTTGGTGCGACGCCTGAGCAACTGTGCAACGCGGCGGAAATCGGCCTGGAGCATAACCTGGGCCTGACCTGCGATCCGGTCGGTGGCCTGGTGCAGGTGCCGTGCATCGAGCGCAATGCGATTGCGGCGGTGAAGGCGATCAACGCGGCGCAGATGGCCTTGCGCGGGGATGGTCAGCATTTCATTTCGCTGGACCGAGTGATCCGCACCATGCGCGATACCGGTGCGGATATGCACGACAAATATAAAGAGACATCGCGCGGTGGGCTGGCTGTTAGCGCGGTCGAGTGCTGA
- the betI gene encoding transcriptional regulator BetI, which yields MPKVGMQPIRRQQLIEATLQAVDQVGMGDASIALIARLAGVSNGIISHYFQDKNGLIAATMRYLMNVLSENVTARRQALADSSPRAHLQVIIEGNFDASQVNGPAMKTWLAFWATSMHQPSLHRLQRINDHRLYSNLCCEFRRVLPLEDARNAARGLAALIDGLWLRGALSGDAFDTVQAQQIAYEYMDFQLAKQVS from the coding sequence ATGCCCAAGGTCGGTATGCAACCCATCCGCCGCCAACAACTGATCGAAGCCACGTTGCAAGCGGTCGATCAGGTCGGGATGGGGGACGCCAGCATTGCGCTGATCGCCCGTTTGGCCGGTGTCTCGAATGGCATCATCAGTCACTATTTTCAGGACAAGAACGGCCTGATTGCCGCCACGATGCGGTATCTGATGAATGTCCTCAGCGAGAACGTCACCGCGCGCCGTCAGGCGCTGGCAGACAGCAGCCCACGGGCGCATCTGCAGGTGATCATCGAAGGCAACTTCGACGCCAGCCAGGTCAATGGCCCGGCAATGAAAACCTGGCTGGCCTTCTGGGCCACCAGCATGCACCAGCCGTCTTTGCACAGGTTGCAGCGGATCAACGATCACCGTCTGTATTCCAACCTGTGCTGCGAGTTCCGCCGTGTGCTGCCGCTCGAAGATGCGCGCAACGCAGCGCGTGGACTGGCAGCGTTGATCGACGGTTTGTGGTTGCGCGGCGCCTTGTCGGGAGATGCTTTCGACACGGTGCAGGCGCAACAGATCGCTTACGAATACATGGATTTCCAATTGGCCAAGCAGGTGAGCTAG
- the betA gene encoding choline dehydrogenase, with product MTTEYDYIIIGAGSAGNTLATRLTEDEGVTVLLLEAGGPDYRFDFRTQMPAALAFPLQGRRYNWAYETDPEPHMDGRRMECGRGKGLGGSSLINGMCYIRGNAMDYDGWAKLPGLEDWSYLDCLPYFRKAETRDIGPNDYHGGDGPVSVTTPKAGNNPLFHAMVEAGVQAGYPRTEDLNGYQQEGFGPMDRTVTPNGRRASTARGYLDVAKKRSTLTIVTHALTDKILFEGKRAVGVRYLVGSAEERVEAKARKEVLLCSGAIASPQILQRSGVGPAKLLESLDIPVVHDLPGVGENLQDHLELYLQYACTQPVSLYPSLLWYNQPAIGAEWLFNGTGIGASNQFEAGGFIRTREEFEWPNIQYHFLPVAINYNGSNGVKEHGFQAHMGSMRSPSRGRIQAKSKDPRQHPSILFNYMATEQDWQEFRDGIRLTREIMQQPALDAFRGREISPGIEVQTDEQLDKFIREHAETAFHPSCSCKMGTDDMAVVDGEGRVHGMQSLRVVDASIMPIITTGNLNAPTIMIAEKIADKIRGRKPLPRSNAAYYVAGGAPVKGKPMRDITPVSQ from the coding sequence ATGACTACAGAATACGACTACATCATCATAGGGGCCGGTTCTGCGGGTAACACCCTGGCGACCCGTCTGACTGAAGACGAAGGCGTCACCGTTCTGCTGCTCGAAGCCGGCGGCCCGGACTACCGTTTCGACTTCCGTACGCAAATGCCGGCCGCGCTGGCATTTCCGCTGCAGGGTCGTCGCTACAACTGGGCGTACGAAACCGATCCAGAGCCACACATGGACGGTCGCCGGATGGAATGCGGTCGCGGCAAAGGCCTCGGCGGCTCCTCGCTGATCAACGGCATGTGCTACATCCGTGGCAACGCGATGGACTACGACGGCTGGGCGAAACTGCCAGGTCTGGAAGACTGGTCGTACCTGGACTGCCTGCCGTACTTCCGTAAAGCGGAAACCCGCGATATCGGCCCGAACGACTACCACGGTGGCGACGGCCCGGTCAGCGTGACCACGCCGAAGGCTGGCAACAACCCGCTGTTCCACGCCATGGTTGAAGCCGGCGTGCAGGCCGGTTACCCGCGCACCGAAGACTTGAACGGCTACCAGCAGGAAGGTTTCGGCCCGATGGACCGCACCGTGACGCCAAACGGTCGTCGTGCCTCCACCGCCCGTGGCTACCTCGACGTCGCCAAGAAGCGTTCGACCCTGACCATCGTCACTCACGCCCTGACCGACAAGATCCTGTTCGAAGGCAAGCGTGCGGTCGGCGTGCGTTACCTGGTCGGCTCGGCCGAAGAGCGCGTTGAAGCCAAAGCACGCAAGGAAGTGCTGCTGTGCTCCGGCGCCATCGCTTCGCCGCAGATCCTGCAACGCTCCGGCGTCGGCCCGGCGAAACTGCTGGAAAGCCTCGACATCCCGGTGGTTCACGATCTGCCGGGCGTCGGTGAAAACCTGCAGGACCACCTTGAGCTGTACCTGCAATACGCTTGCACCCAGCCAGTTTCGCTGTACCCGTCGCTGCTCTGGTACAACCAGCCGGCCATCGGTGCCGAGTGGCTGTTCAACGGCACCGGTATCGGCGCCAGCAACCAGTTCGAAGCCGGCGGTTTCATCCGCACGCGCGAAGAGTTCGAATGGCCGAACATCCAGTACCACTTCCTGCCGGTCGCGATTAACTACAACGGTAGCAACGGTGTGAAAGAGCACGGTTTCCAGGCACACATGGGTTCCATGCGTTCGCCGAGCCGTGGTCGCATCCAGGCCAAATCCAAGGATCCGCGTCAGCACCCGAGCATCCTGTTCAACTACATGGCCACCGAGCAGGACTGGCAGGAGTTCCGTGACGGCATCCGCCTGACCCGCGAAATCATGCAACAGCCGGCACTGGACGCCTTCCGTGGCCGCGAAATCAGCCCGGGTATCGAAGTGCAAACCGATGAGCAGCTGGACAAGTTCATCCGTGAGCACGCCGAAACCGCGTTCCACCCGTCGTGCTCGTGCAAGATGGGCACCGACGACATGGCGGTGGTGGATGGCGAAGGTCGCGTGCACGGCATGCAGAGCCTGCGTGTGGTCGATGCCTCGATCATGCCGATCATCACCACCGGCAACCTCAACGCGCCGACGATCATGATCGCCGAGAAAATCGCCGACAAGATCCGTGGCCGCAAGCCACTGCCGCGTAGCAATGCTGCCTACTACGTCGCTGGCGGTGCGCCGGTGAAGGGCAAGCCGATGCGTGATATCACGCCTGTTTCTCAGTAA
- the betT gene encoding choline BCCT transporter BetT has translation MSSASLIKTPPEKVTVNGWVFYTSTALILLLTAILIIAPQEAGRMLGMAQAWLSRSFGWYYMVVIAAYLVFVVGLAFSSYGKLKLGSKDDTPDFSYGAWAGMLFSSGIGISLLYFGASEPLDHYFNPPEGAAATNLAARQAVQLTFLHWGLHGWAIYALVGLAVAYFAYRHNQPLALRSALYPLVGERWVKGAAGHAVDGFGMFVTLLGLVTNLGIGSLQVSSGLENLFGMEHSNTNLLIVIIVMSTVATIAAVSGVENGIRRLSNLNIVLFSGLLIFVLLFGPTLHLLNGFVQNIGDYLNGVVLKTFDLYVYEGDSAKSDRWLGLWTLFYWAWWISWAPFVGMFIARISRGRTVRELVAGVLLIPLGFTLAWLSIFGNSALDLVMNQGAVELGKTALEQPSMAIYQLLEHYPASKVVIGVSIFVGFVLFLTPADSGAVMMANLSCKGGNVDEDAPHWLRIFWSVVITLVTIGLLFAGNFEAMQTMVVLAGLPFSVVLVFFMFGLHKAMRQDVQIEQEQAQLAERGRRGFSERLTQLDLQPSQSVVQRFMDKQVSPALENATAQMRAQGLEVQTLLGKSKRCMGVRVEMEEGNPFVYEVSLDGYLATPTESAQSDEARQRYYRAEVYLHNGSQDYDLMGFTQDQITRDVLDQFESHRQLLGRVYS, from the coding sequence ATGAGTTCTGCCTCGCTTATAAAGACCCCGCCCGAGAAGGTGACGGTCAACGGTTGGGTGTTCTACACCTCTACCGCGCTGATTCTGTTGTTGACCGCCATTCTGATTATCGCCCCGCAAGAGGCCGGCAGAATGTTGGGTATGGCTCAGGCCTGGTTGTCCCGCAGCTTCGGCTGGTATTACATGGTGGTGATCGCCGCTTACCTGGTGTTTGTGGTGGGCCTGGCGTTTTCTTCGTACGGCAAACTCAAACTGGGCAGCAAGGACGACACCCCGGATTTCAGTTACGGCGCCTGGGCGGGGATGCTGTTCTCGTCGGGTATCGGTATTTCGCTGCTGTATTTCGGCGCCTCCGAGCCGCTGGACCACTACTTCAATCCGCCGGAAGGCGCAGCGGCCACCAACCTGGCCGCGCGTCAGGCGGTGCAGCTGACATTCCTGCACTGGGGCCTGCACGGCTGGGCGATCTACGCACTGGTCGGTTTGGCCGTGGCGTACTTCGCTTACCGTCATAACCAGCCGCTGGCCCTGCGTTCGGCGCTGTATCCGCTGGTGGGCGAGCGTTGGGTCAAAGGCGCTGCCGGTCATGCGGTGGACGGCTTCGGCATGTTCGTGACCCTGCTGGGTCTGGTGACCAACCTGGGGATCGGCTCGCTGCAAGTGTCCTCGGGCCTGGAAAATCTGTTCGGCATGGAACACAGCAACACCAACCTGCTGATCGTGATCATCGTGATGAGCACCGTGGCGACTATCGCTGCCGTGTCCGGCGTGGAGAACGGCATCCGTCGCCTGTCCAACCTGAACATCGTGCTGTTCAGCGGTCTGCTGATTTTCGTCCTGCTGTTCGGCCCGACCCTGCACCTGCTCAACGGCTTTGTGCAGAACATCGGCGATTACCTCAACGGCGTGGTGCTGAAGACCTTCGACCTGTACGTCTATGAAGGCGACAGCGCCAAGTCGGATCGCTGGCTGGGCCTGTGGACCCTGTTCTACTGGGCGTGGTGGATTTCCTGGGCACCATTCGTAGGCATGTTCATCGCGCGTATTTCCCGTGGACGTACCGTGCGTGAGCTGGTCGCTGGCGTGCTGCTGATTCCGCTGGGCTTCACCCTGGCCTGGCTGTCGATCTTCGGTAACTCGGCACTGGACCTGGTGATGAATCAGGGGGCGGTTGAGCTTGGGAAGACGGCGCTGGAACAGCCGTCGATGGCGATCTATCAGTTGCTGGAACACTACCCGGCATCGAAAGTCGTTATCGGGGTGTCGATCTTTGTCGGTTTCGTGCTGTTCCTGACCCCGGCCGACTCCGGTGCGGTGATGATGGCAAACCTGTCCTGCAAGGGCGGCAACGTCGACGAAGACGCACCGCACTGGCTGCGGATCTTCTGGTCGGTGGTGATCACGCTGGTGACCATCGGTCTGCTGTTCGCCGGTAACTTCGAAGCCATGCAGACCATGGTGGTGCTGGCCGGTCTGCCGTTCTCGGTGGTGCTGGTGTTCTTCATGTTCGGCCTGCACAAGGCAATGCGTCAGGACGTGCAGATCGAACAGGAGCAAGCGCAACTGGCTGAACGCGGTCGTCGTGGTTTCAGCGAGCGTCTGACGCAACTGGATCTGCAGCCGAGCCAGTCGGTGGTGCAGCGTTTCATGGACAAGCAAGTCAGCCCGGCGCTGGAAAATGCGACAGCGCAGATGCGTGCGCAGGGTCTGGAAGTGCAGACGCTGTTGGGCAAATCCAAGCGTTGCATGGGCGTGCGCGTCGAGATGGAAGAGGGCAACCCTTTCGTTTACGAAGTGAGCCTGGACGGCTACCTGGCGACCCCGACCGAATCGGCCCAGTCCGATGAAGCGCGCCAGCGTTACTACCGCGCCGAGGTGTACCTGCACAACGGTAGCCAGGATTACGACCTGATGGGCTTCACGCAGGATCAGATCACGCGGGACGTGCTCGATCAGTTTGAAAGCCATCGGCAGCTCCTTGGCCGGGTGTATAGCTAA
- a CDS encoding choline ABC transporter substrate-binding protein → MKGSPSLLLAAMLSLPLLAQAAEPAQCSTVNFSDVGWTDITATTATTSVVLNALGYKTKTTMISVPVTYKSLADGKNMDVFLGNWMPTMENDIKAYRDAGTVEVVRTNLKGAKYTLAVPQALYDKGLHDFADIAKFKKELDGKIYGIEPGNDGNRLIQSMIDKDAFGLKTAGFKVVESSEAGMLSQVDRAQKRDTAVVFLGWAPHPMNKRFKIQYLTGGDDFFGPDFGAATVATNTRKGYVAECSNVGQLLKNLEFTVDMESTLMGNILDDKMKPEAAAKAWLKKNPQVLDTWLAGVTTIDGKPGLEAVKAKLAQ, encoded by the coding sequence ATGAAAGGTTCCCCGTCGTTGTTGTTGGCCGCCATGCTGAGTCTGCCGTTACTGGCTCAAGCTGCAGAACCCGCTCAGTGCAGTACCGTGAACTTCTCCGATGTTGGCTGGACCGACATCACCGCGACCACCGCCACCACCTCGGTGGTACTTAACGCCCTCGGCTACAAGACCAAGACCACCATGATTTCCGTGCCCGTGACCTACAAGTCGCTGGCCGACGGCAAGAACATGGACGTGTTCCTCGGTAACTGGATGCCGACCATGGAAAACGACATCAAGGCTTACCGCGATGCCGGCACCGTCGAAGTGGTACGCACCAACCTCAAGGGTGCCAAGTACACCCTCGCCGTACCGCAAGCCCTGTACGACAAGGGTCTGCATGACTTCGCCGACATCGCCAAATTCAAGAAAGAGCTCGATGGCAAGATCTACGGCATCGAACCTGGCAACGACGGCAACCGCCTGATCCAGAGCATGATCGACAAAGATGCGTTCGGCTTGAAAACCGCCGGTTTCAAGGTCGTCGAATCGTCCGAGGCGGGCATGCTCTCGCAGGTCGACCGCGCGCAGAAACGCGACACCGCCGTGGTCTTCCTTGGCTGGGCGCCGCACCCGATGAACAAACGCTTCAAGATTCAATACCTGACCGGCGGCGATGACTTCTTCGGCCCCGATTTCGGTGCTGCGACTGTGGCGACCAACACCCGCAAGGGCTACGTCGCCGAATGCAGCAACGTCGGTCAGTTGCTGAAAAACCTGGAGTTCACCGTCGACATGGAAAGTACCCTGATGGGCAACATCCTCGACGACAAGATGAAGCCTGAAGCGGCCGCCAAGGCCTGGCTGAAGAAGAACCCACAGGTGCTCGATACCTGGCTCGCTGGCGTGACCACCATTGACGGTAAACCTGGCCTGGAGGCCGTGAAAGCCAAGCTCGCACAGTAA
- the betB gene encoding betaine-aldehyde dehydrogenase: MARFELQKLYIDGAYSDAGSDATFEAINPANGEVLAKVQRATKEDVERAVVSAEKGQKIWAAMTAMERSRILRRAVDILRERNDELAALETLDTGKAYSETKYVDIVTGADVLEYYAGLVPAIEGEQIPLRDTSFVYTRREPLGVVAGIGAWNYPIQIALWKSAPALAAGNAMIFKPSEVTSLTTLKLAEIYTEAGLPNGVFNVLTGSGREVGTWLTEHPRIEKVSFTGGTDTGKKVMASASASSLKDVTMELGGKSPLIICDDADLDRAADTAMMANFYSSGQVCTNGTRVFVPSHLKAAFEAKIVERVARIRIGNPEDENTNFGPLVSFAHMESVLGYIAKGKEEGARVLCGGERLNDGEFAKGAFVAPTVFTDCTDEMTIVREEIFGPVMAILSYETEEEVIRRANDTDFGLAAGIVTKDLNRAHRVIHQLEAGICWINAWGESDAKMPVGGYKQSGVGRENGISSLTNYTRIKSVQVELGDYVSVF; this comes from the coding sequence ATGGCCCGTTTCGAACTGCAAAAACTCTACATCGATGGCGCGTACTCCGACGCTGGCAGCGATGCCACCTTCGAAGCCATCAACCCGGCGAACGGTGAAGTCCTCGCCAAAGTGCAACGTGCGACCAAGGAAGACGTCGAGCGTGCTGTGGTCAGCGCTGAAAAAGGCCAGAAAATCTGGGCTGCGATGACCGCCATGGAGCGTTCGCGCATCCTGCGTCGCGCCGTGGACATCCTGCGCGAGCGCAACGATGAACTGGCCGCTCTGGAAACCCTGGACACCGGCAAGGCTTACTCCGAAACCAAATACGTCGACATCGTTACCGGCGCCGACGTGCTGGAATACTACGCAGGCCTGGTGCCAGCGATCGAAGGCGAGCAGATCCCGCTGCGTGATACCTCTTTCGTTTACACCCGTCGCGAGCCGCTGGGCGTAGTGGCCGGTATCGGCGCGTGGAACTACCCGATCCAGATCGCACTGTGGAAATCCGCACCCGCCCTGGCCGCGGGTAACGCGATGATCTTCAAGCCGAGCGAAGTCACCTCGCTGACCACCCTGAAACTGGCCGAGATCTACACCGAAGCCGGCCTGCCAAACGGCGTGTTCAACGTGCTGACCGGTAGCGGCCGTGAAGTCGGCACCTGGCTGACCGAACACCCGCGCATCGAGAAAGTCTCGTTCACTGGCGGCACCGACACCGGCAAGAAGGTGATGGCCAGCGCTTCGGCTTCGTCGCTCAAAGACGTGACCATGGAACTGGGCGGCAAGTCGCCGCTGATCATCTGCGACGACGCCGACCTGGATCGCGCCGCCGACACCGCGATGATGGCCAACTTCTACAGCTCCGGTCAGGTCTGCACCAACGGCACGCGCGTGTTCGTACCGAGCCACCTCAAAGCCGCTTTCGAAGCCAAGATCGTCGAGCGCGTAGCGCGCATCCGCATCGGCAACCCGGAAGACGAAAACACCAACTTCGGCCCGCTGGTCAGCTTCGCGCACATGGAGAGCGTGCTGGGCTACATCGCCAAGGGTAAAGAAGAAGGTGCCCGCGTCCTGTGCGGCGGCGAGCGTCTGAACGACGGCGAGTTCGCCAAAGGCGCGTTCGTCGCGCCGACCGTGTTCACCGATTGCACCGATGAGATGACCATCGTCCGTGAAGAAATCTTTGGCCCGGTGATGGCGATCCTCTCCTACGAAACCGAGGAAGAAGTGATCCGCCGCGCCAACGACACCGACTTCGGCCTGGCCGCCGGTATCGTCACCAAAGACCTGAACCGCGCACACCGCGTGATTCATCAACTGGAAGCCGGTATCTGCTGGATCAACGCCTGGGGCGAGTCCGACGCAAAAATGCCGGTGGGCGGTTACAAGCAGTCGGGCGTAGGCCGCGAAAACGGCATCAGCTCGCTGACCAACTACACACGCATCAAATCGGTACAGGTCGAGCTGGGCGATTACGTCTCGGTGTTCTGA